From Neisseria musculi, the proteins below share one genomic window:
- a CDS encoding GPW/gp25 family protein, with protein sequence MQFDTPISKHWQLAPGGSGLAQGVDDIDLCIHNILSTRKGSDVTRPDFGSNHFDYIDTPEDVFVPNIVREVVLAIQTWETRAVVDGVTFSGNAPHITMTVRWRVADEVSGEIYGTTLNLEHAAWI encoded by the coding sequence ATGCAATTCGATACGCCCATTTCCAAGCACTGGCAGCTTGCTCCCGGTGGTAGCGGTTTGGCGCAGGGCGTGGACGATATCGACTTGTGTATCCACAACATCTTGTCCACCCGCAAAGGCTCAGATGTGACCCGCCCCGATTTCGGCAGCAATCATTTTGACTACATTGACACGCCGGAAGACGTGTTTGTGCCAAATATCGTGCGCGAAGTGGTGTTGGCCATTCAGACCTGGGAAACGCGGGCGGTGGTGGATGGAGTGACGTTTAGCGGCAATGCCCCGCACATCACCATGACCGTGCGCTGGCGCGTGGCTGATGAGGTATCCGGTGAAATCTACGGCACAACGCTGAACTTGGAGCATGCGGCATGGATTTAA
- a CDS encoding phage baseplate assembly protein V, giving the protein MQQTHDFGATLQFGVVSAVDEAGHNLRVKIPALEDMETDWLPMTTPAAGANQFYSLPDEGEQVVCLLDARGENGCVIGAIYSTADKPPASSKDKWVRRFKNGTIIEHDRKTGDVLVQTEGTVTIDAPNTEIKGNATVHGLLTYLSGMSAGNGNGGSTAQISGNVEVEGDVVINGISFLGHLHTGDSGGKTGKPE; this is encoded by the coding sequence ATGCAGCAAACGCATGATTTTGGGGCGACCCTGCAATTCGGCGTGGTATCGGCGGTGGATGAAGCCGGTCACAATCTGCGCGTCAAAATCCCTGCCCTGGAAGACATGGAAACCGACTGGCTGCCGATGACGACACCGGCAGCCGGTGCCAATCAATTTTACAGCCTGCCTGACGAAGGCGAGCAAGTTGTCTGCCTGCTGGACGCGCGTGGCGAAAACGGCTGCGTCATTGGCGCGATTTACAGCACAGCCGATAAACCACCGGCCAGCAGCAAAGACAAATGGGTGCGGCGCTTTAAAAACGGCACGATTATCGAACACGACCGCAAAACGGGCGATGTGTTGGTGCAAACCGAAGGTACCGTTACCATTGATGCGCCGAATACTGAGATTAAAGGTAATGCCACGGTACACGGCCTGTTGACCTACCTGAGCGGTATGAGTGCGGGCAACGGTAACGGCGGCTCCACTGCGCAAATTTCAGGCAATGTTGAAGTTGAAGGAGATGTGGTCATCAACGGCATCAGCTTCCTTGGGCATTTGCACACGGGCGACAGCGGCGGCAAAACCGGCAAACCCGAGTAG